GCTGACCACAAACCTCCACCCACGAGATACCTAACACCCCCAACGCCAACAGTCCCCGGCGCACATAATCCACCGCCGCTGCTTGATTCGGCAACCGCTCCGACACCAAAATCACCTGCAAGCGATCGCCCAACACTCTCACCGTCGCCGTCATCCCCTGAGTTTGCAAAGCACGATTCATTAGAGCCGCGATCGCATCAGGATGACCTTGTTTAGCCAGTTCCAGCAAGTTCTCAGTCACGGCAAGAGGGTGAGGGGAGAGGAGTGAGGGGAAGGATGAAGGATGAAGAAGTGAGGGGTGAGGAGTCAGGAGTCAGGAGCCAGGAATTAGAAGAATCGAAACGCCCACAATCAGATTCGTTTGGAGGGGGTCTGGGGGACGCAACCGTCCCTCAGCGGGAGTTTGAGGGCAGGTGCCCTCAAGGCTCGAATTAGCGTCGATGTACCAACGTTGGCCCCGACTGATCCGTTGGCAACAACAACACCTCACTTAGGTTTACATGCGCCGGACGAGTTGCACAAAACAACACCACATCCGCCACATCCTCAGGCGTAAGCGGCATCAATCCCTGATACACCTTCCCCGCCCGTTCCGTATCCCCGTGAAACCGCACCTGACTAAATTCTGTCTCCACCAAACCCGGATCAACAGAACTTACCCGCACAGGCGTACCCAACAAATCCTGCTTCAACCCTTCCGAAATTGCTCTGACAGCCGCTTTCGTCCCACAGTAAACATTGCCATTGGGATAAGTTTGGTGTCCTGCGATCGAACCAATATTAATCACATGCCCTCGGCCCCTCGCCACCATTCCAGGCACCACAGAGCGAGTCATGTAGAGCAACCCCTTGATATTGGTATCGATCATCTCCTCCCAATCTTGGACATCACCTTCATACAGCTTGTCCAAGCCACGGCTGAGGCCCGCATTGTTGACCAAAATATCAATATTGCCCCAAGATTCGGGTAACGATTGAAGGGCCGCTTCGACTTGGGGGCGATCGCGCACATCCAACTGCAACAGATGAGTTTCGCTGGCAAACTCCTGATTTAGCTCATCGGCCAACTGTTCCAAGCGATCGCGCCGCCGAGCCGCCAGCACCAGCTTCGTGCGTGCCTCAGCAAAGACTCTGGCACAAGCAGCGCCAATGCCACTACTCGCTCCCGTAATCAAAACCACTTGGTCTTTAATCGTAACCACAGCACACCCCAATTGCAGCTTGCTGATTCACACCAGATTTAGCTTAGCGTGAAGGCTTGGGAGGTTGAGCCGCCACAGGTTGACCCACCACCCGCAACCGTTGCGTCACAATCGTCATGCCATCTTCTCTGACCAAAACTGCTGAGATCCAACGATCTTCCGCTCTAGCAGGTGCACGACCGACTTTGTAAATTCCTCCCGCCGAGAGCAACTCCAAGTTGAAAGTAGCAGGGTTGAGATAATTATTCGGCTTAATCGGCTCTTCTACCGCTGCTCCCAGCAGCAAGCTATCTCCTAGAGGTTCGCGCACGATCGCATCGAAGCTGTATTCCTGATTAGGACGCACTTGTTCTGGCAACGTGATTTCTACACGGGGTGGCGCTTCCCCTGTCGTTAGCTGCGTTTCTTCAGCTAGAATTTCTTGCCGCACAATTTTTTGGTTTTCCAAGCGTTGCCGCGATCGCAAGGTTGTATTCAAAACCAAATTACGCTCACCCAACTGCTGCACACCGCTGATATAAGTCACGGTTTCTGCTGTAAACCCTTTCCCTTCCGCCTTCCAAGATTTCAACTCAGTGCGGTAGTTGAGTTGAGGATACTGCTTCCACAACGTGGTTAAAGCTTTCTCAACCCCTTGGCGGGTTAAACCATCCGAGTGGGTGAAGTTGGGGCCATAAAACTTCATGACTTCCTGAAGATTGTGGCTATTCGCTGCCGCATCGATTTGAGCCAGCAAATTCTTCAAGGGTGCAGGTGCTGCTGGGGTTGTGGTCGCCTGTGCCACGGGCGTAGATTGGGCATTCACCGCTACGGGCCTGACTTCCCCTGTCGCTACAACAGTCAATCCTAGCGCCAGCAACCCCAGGAGCGACCAAGCCCCTGCTTTTACCCGGATGCCGCGAGAGCTAAGTAGGAGAATGCGGTACAGAGCCGTGAGCGAGTTGTGCATAAGTGATAGCCTGGATAGTTGAATAGCGACGATCAGTGTTTTGGATGTGAAGTGAGCGATGTGAACGGTTTGATCTACAGTTGCAGCCTCTAACTGCTTTCTGCATTGTAGAGTACCCTAAGCGATCGCCTAGTAGTTGAACTGTGGCCCATGAATAGTCCTGTGGAAAATCCTCCCCTTCGATTACTGATTGCTGCGAGTGGCACTGGCGGTCACTTGTTCCCGGCGATCGCGGTAGCTGAGAAACTTCCCGACTACAAAATCGAGTGGTTAGGTGTACCGAATCGGCTCGAAACCCAATTGGTTCCAGCTCAGTATCCATTGCGAACCATTCCAGTTGAAGGCTTTCAACAACAGCTAGGGCTGGGAACGCTAAAAGTTCTCTTCCGTCTGATTAGCTCCATTGGTCAAGTGCGGCGCTTACTCAAGCAAGGCAATTTTCAAGGCGTGCTTACGACAGGCGGTTATATTGCGGGACCGAGTATTATTGCCGCGCGATCGCTGGGATTACCCGTAATTTTGCACGAATCTAACGCCTTGCCGGGAAAAGTCACCCGTTGGTTTAGTCCTTGGTGTAC
This region of Trichocoleus desertorum NBK24 genomic DNA includes:
- a CDS encoding SDR family oxidoreductase, which produces MVTIKDQVVLITGASSGIGAACARVFAEARTKLVLAARRRDRLEQLADELNQEFASETHLLQLDVRDRPQVEAALQSLPESWGNIDILVNNAGLSRGLDKLYEGDVQDWEEMIDTNIKGLLYMTRSVVPGMVARGRGHVINIGSIAGHQTYPNGNVYCGTKAAVRAISEGLKQDLLGTPVRVSSVDPGLVETEFSQVRFHGDTERAGKVYQGLMPLTPEDVADVVLFCATRPAHVNLSEVLLLPTDQSGPTLVHRR
- a CDS encoding nuclear transport factor 2 family protein, yielding MHNSLTALYRILLLSSRGIRVKAGAWSLLGLLALGLTVVATGEVRPVAVNAQSTPVAQATTTPAAPAPLKNLLAQIDAAANSHNLQEVMKFYGPNFTHSDGLTRQGVEKALTTLWKQYPQLNYRTELKSWKAEGKGFTAETVTYISGVQQLGERNLVLNTTLRSRQRLENQKIVRQEILAEETQLTTGEAPPRVEITLPEQVRPNQEYSFDAIVREPLGDSLLLGAAVEEPIKPNNYLNPATFNLELLSAGGIYKVGRAPARAEDRWISAVLVREDGMTIVTQRLRVVGQPVAAQPPKPSR